GTAAGACGAAAGGGTAACATCGGGGAATCTCCTTTGGTTTTTGGATAAAGTGAAACTATGGAGATACCCCGATTGAATCCTTACTTTCAAGTGATTCTCAGAAATTCTTTTTCATGAGGTCTATAGTAGAGACTTTTTATTTGTCGTTTGTCAGGTAATCGGCTTTAAGCCCGTCAACCCGCGTGGACTTTCAGCCCTTGCTCTCGAATGTTAGAATGCGCTCAAATGTAACAAGTCAATTTATATCGGAGAATTTTGAGCGCATGGCAAGTGATGCAGCATCGGCAGCCCAATTTGATAACCCATCGCTTGAAGCGTTAGGCGACGAAGAACTGGTTGACCGGTTTCTTGATGCCACAAACGTAAACAAGCAACGGTGTTTTGAAATTATCATTTCGCGCTATCAATGGTTGATTAACCATGTGATACGCAGTTCGCGCTATCGCTTTCCGGCTTGGGATTCGGCGGATGACGTGATTGCCCGTGCCGTCTTTAAAGTCTATCGCGGCTTGGTGCAATGGCGCAGGGAAGGGAAGCTTTCAAGCTTTATCGCACGCATTGCCACCAGTGAAATGATTGACACGATTCGCCGCGTCCGTCGCGATAAAAGCTGGAATCCGTTGATGACCAATGTCGCTGCGGACGATGACGATAGACCGACGGCAATTGACCGCGCGCCTTCGCGTGAACCTTCACCGGAAGCGCAGTTGCTCAATCGCCAGCAACGCGAACTGGTTGATAGCCTCCTCGAAGAGGTTTGTCGTGATTGGAAAGATAGCGTGATTGTCAGCGATTACATTATCCTGAATCTCAACGCGAAAGAGATTTCCGAGAAGTACGAGATGAGTGAAGATGTGGTTTATCAACGCGCCCATCGTTTGAAAGAACGGTTGATGAATTGCCTTGCCGAACGTGGCATTACCTCTTCAACTACTTTGCTGGGCGTCGGTGGAAAGAAGGGCAAAAAGTAATTTTTGAAAAGGCGTGTTCTCAACCTTCGCCAAGTTGGGAACGCATCACCCGTAGGTCAAATGCCGACCTTCAATTTTTGAAAATAATTTCAGGTTGAGAAGCGGTCGTTGACCGCGCCATTTTTATTTATTTCGAGGCAGTTATGAAATCATCGGAAGCGAACAAAGATTTATACGAGGGATTACAAAATACTTTGAAAGCGCGCGCCGCTGCGGCTCAGGATGAACACTCGGACGCGGGCGACCTCGCCGCATTTTTTTACGGCAAAGCCAGTAAACCTACAGTTGCCGCACATCTTGCCATCTGTTCGACCTGTAAAGAAGAAATCGCGCTCTACGCAAAAGCTGAACGAGCGGCGGTGGCTTTTAAGCCTAACAAAAAAAATGTGAGCGAAGTTCCTGCCGCCGCCCGGGAATTGATTCGCGATTGGGAAGAGAGCGCCTTTGCCAAACCGAAAACCCAAAGTACGGAAATAAACGCCGATTTACTGGCGAAATTGGCGAAAGCGCTTGGCGAACACCAGATTTCAAGAAAAGAACAACGGTCTGTGAGCGGCAGTGATAAACAACAGGTCACGGTTTTTATCCTCACCCGCTCCGGTGAAATTCGCGGCACCGAAATTTTTGCGTGCAGCGAAAATAAGAGCGGCGAAGTGATGCTCAAATGCGCCGATACGTCTGCACGGTTCAATAGTCGGAAACTGCATGCCC
The DNA window shown above is from Acidobacteriota bacterium and carries:
- a CDS encoding sigma-70 family RNA polymerase sigma factor — translated: MASDAASAAQFDNPSLEALGDEELVDRFLDATNVNKQRCFEIIISRYQWLINHVIRSSRYRFPAWDSADDVIARAVFKVYRGLVQWRREGKLSSFIARIATSEMIDTIRRVRRDKSWNPLMTNVAADDDDRPTAIDRAPSREPSPEAQLLNRQQRELVDSLLEEVCRDWKDSVIVSDYIILNLNAKEISEKYEMSEDVVYQRAHRLKERLMNCLAERGITSSTTLLGVGGKKGKK